GTTTTTTTCACTATGAGGACTAGATAATGTGTCTATGAAGTATGTTTAAGTAAAGGCAGAATACTAGTCGATCATCATCAGAACCACCATCTATTATTTTTGCTgttatattgttgttgttgttgtttttagggGTGGTAGTAGGAATTGTGGTAGTAGTGTTGATGGTGGTTGGTCTGGGTGGCCAGTGGGAAGGACAGGTGATCCTATCTGAATGAACATGATACCAAAACTGGTTGCCTATAAAAATATAcatcaaaaagtgtcaaatgtcTGCATACTGTTCCTTTAGAGACAATGTCGCAGATTAACCACTTGACTGAGTTTTGGTCTTGGCTGAATGTTAATTAGCCTCTGTCATCCGCTGCCTTCCAGGTCTTGGGCTGGTTGGCGATAGCCTCTATCATGCTatcctctctgctgctcaccTGTGTGGCCAGGTGCAACTCCCCAGTGAGCTACCTCCAGCTCAAGTTCTGGAAGGCCTACTCTCAGAAGGAAAGCAACTTTCTCGACTGTTATGCCACCAAGCACGCCGAGAAACTTGCCGAGAGGAACATCAAGAGCTTTTTTGAGATGGAAATACCGGAGCCTTTGAAGACCCCTCCAAGGTACTCGTGGGGAAAGATCTCCAGGTTTTACAAGTTCGGTACCATGGATAAGTATTACAGCACGGTACACAAGTATGTGGAGACGTGCAAGAACCCTGAGGACCCTATGAGATTCCTTTCGACTAAATCAGGGGACAGCTCTAACCCAGCAGCCCTGGACTTTGTGGACGAATGCACAATGATGCTGTGAGATGGAGGTCATGAGATCATTCGGTTGGACATTTTTTCAAGTGCACAGCATTTCCATTTTTATAATGTTTTGAAGAATATTTGGACTTTTAGAAGTGAACGTTTTTGTACTTCTGCTAATGAGTAATATAAAGTTTACAAAGGTTCAGTTTACAATCCTTGGTTTATTATTGCCTTATGTCTTCAATAGGAATATATTTTACAGCATAAACTTTCATTGTTCTATCTGCTTCCTTATTTGTGATGAAAAAGTCGTCACAGAAGCTTGTGCAAACATGAAGATACATTCAGCGAGCAGATATGTTTACCAGTGTTTTGAATGAGCGTTTTTCTCTGTGGTCAGCTCTCTCAGTTTCAGTTCTATCtaacatcctgtgtgtgtacatgggaaAGGAAATCACATGCAAAGCCATTAGGTGGAGAATTGTGCCTGATGAATCACAATAAATGCCTGGCCAGTGAAAGATTTCCGTATCAAGGATAAGGAACATAAGGATCAAAACATCTTATCTTATGTTATATTATCGGTGCTACTTTTGTTTAAATAAATCCAAGCAGTTCACTAATGTTCACTAATGATACTGCTTATATATGCAACTAATTGCAGATGCTGTGCAAAGTTTGCCCATTGCTCTGTTTAGAGCACTTCAGCATGACAAGGTCTTCAGATGCATTAGTGAGGAGAAATAGCAAATCTTTTAGATTTAGCCCACAAGCCCCCACAAGGAAATGAAAGTGTGGTGTTTTCAAGCACTTCCTCTATCCATAATGTCACGTATATGCTTAGTCTTTTGGTTTTGACAGTTGTGCACAGGATTGCTTAAATGTGGCAAAGGTGGAGGATGATCTGAAAAAAAGCCTGTGTCTGCTACCGGTTTCATCAGATTGTTGTGAAATATTTTGAATTCCTTGGCGTTATGACTGAATCAGCATTATTCTCTAGTTCCCCCACCCCTTTGTCTCCCCCTTGTGTAGCTAAATCACCAAAGTGTGCTCATCTGACTAACAGAGGTTATAGCAGAGGTTTTAAGGGATTCATTTAAGACAGTGACAGATAGATAAGTGAcatgacaacaacaataacCTAATCTCTCTAACCTTGTAGAACAAAATAgtaacagatgtgtgtgtgtttgtgtgtgtgtgtgtgtgtgtgtgtgtgtgtgtgtgtgtgtgtgtgtgtgtgtgtgtgtgaatgtgaaagtgAAGCAAACAGTGGAATAAAGCACAATTTTGACAAATAAGTACCGtctcctccacaattattggcacccctaggaAAGATGAGTAAAAAGGGTTATAGGAAATTCACCTTTTGATGAAATAGCTTAGGGGCATTCAGAAGATAAGGGAACTAAGAGTGTTCCCCTCCCATAATATACTTCTCTACAAACTGACATTCATGGGTTTTTGGTAAGAGTTCCTTTCTGCCAGAGGTTTGAATTTTggttgaaagaagaaaggaacgCGTTGCCAAGGATAAAAGTTCAAGGTGTTGATTGGATTTAGTCCAAAAATGGCAAACGACCCTGGATTGGGCCTAATACCGTTACCTAACGGCGGGTGCGGGAGCATCATTTTTCAACCTTTGCCTTCAAGTGTCCATGCAGAACGAGTGGAGCTTTCTGTATGGGACGGTGTCTCTCTTGTGCCGGCCGCGGCTCTGCTTTTACTTGGGTACATATGCTAAGCAATAAAACGTGGATACTGTTCACGGGGCTTGTGTCTGAATAAGTCTAAACTTTTTCGTTCCAAATACATGTGCCGCTGCCTATGTGTTTTCCTTCAGATCACAATGACCGCTATGTGGCACTGTCTCCTGTGATCGCAATAGCGCTTCTTAACGGTGTTTATTTTGAATGATTATTACGGGGCCTTTAATGTCACTCATCTGAAGAGCTTCTTGTGTCATGGAGATCGGGACTCCTGCCAGATCGAGCTCTACAAGTTGCCCTGTGATAAAACTGTGGCGGACCGAGACGCTATCCTTACAACCATACGCGCGCAGTCTCAGGTAGTGAGTGACCGAGTAGCCTATTTGATGGTTATGATAATATAACGGTTCTGTGAATTGTATTTTCTTTGTCAGAAGGTGTGAAAGCTTTAATTGCTGAGACTGATGGTGCTATAGGGTTTCTGGGAAGTAACTAATATGGAAGACTACTGCCCCCACTGTAAGCTGAGCTCACCTGTGATCATGTGCTCATATTCAGTTCCACAATACAACTAGTCACAGTTTACCTGGGATATTTTATGATGTTTTTTTCACTATGAGGACTAGATAATGTGTCTATGAAGTATGTTTAAGTAAAGGCAGAATACTAGTCGATCATCATCAGAACCACCATCTATTATTTTTGCTGttaatattgttgttgttgttgttttagggTGGTAGTAGGAATTGTGGTAGTAGTGTTGATGGTGGTTGGTCTGGGTGGCCAGTGGAAGGACAGGTGATCCTATCTGAACAATGAACATGATACCAAAACTGGTTGCCTATAAAAATATAcatcaaaaagtgtcaaatgtcTGCATACTGTTCCTTTAGAGACAATGTCGCAGATTAACCACTTGACTGAGTTTTGGTCTTAGCTGAATGTTAATTAGCCTCTGTCATCCGCTGCCTTCCAGGTCTTGGGCTGGTTGGCGATAAGCCTCTATCATGCTatcctctctgctgctcaccTGTGTGGCCAGGTGCAACTCCCCAGTGAGCTACCTCCAGCTCAAGTTCTGGAAGGCCTACTCTCAGAAGGAAAGCAACTTTCTCGACTGTTATGCCACCAAGCACGCCGAGAAACTTGCCGAGAGGAACATCAAGAGCTTTTTTAAGATGGAAATACCGGAGCCTTTGAAGACCCCTCCAAGGTACTCGTGGGAAAAGATCTCCAGGTTTTACAAGTTCGGTACCATGGATAAGTATTACAGCACGGTACAC
The DNA window shown above is from Clupea harengus chromosome 11, Ch_v2.0.2, whole genome shotgun sequence and carries:
- the LOC122133319 gene encoding calcium homeostasis modulator protein 6-like: MLSSLLLTCVARCNSPVSYLQLKFWKAYSQKESNFLDCYATKHAEKLAERNIKSFFEMEIPEPLKTPPRYSWGKISRFYKFGTMDKYYSTVHKYVETCKNPEDPMRFLSTKSGDSSNPAALDFVDECTMML